The sequence below is a genomic window from Uranotaenia lowii strain MFRU-FL chromosome 2, ASM2978415v1, whole genome shotgun sequence.
GTCGACATGTATGTCAAAATCGAGACAGAACGTTTGAACTTTATCCGGTTCAATCAGGCTAAACTGCGGTCTGAGGAGTACGTTCATTTAAGAGATGCCGTAAGTTCGGAAGGAAATGTCAACAATATTGGTCGATTGACAATTCTTCCATCTACATATGTTGGAAGTCCACGGCATATGCAAGAATATTCCCAAGATGCCATGACGTATGTCAGGTATTACGGCCGCCCGGACCTTTTCATAACGTTAAACGGTCAAACAGCAAGCGATAGGCACGACATAACCGCACGGGTATTCCGGCAGAAGCAAAAAAGTCTCATGGATTTCATAGTTAAGCAGAGCGTGTTCGGTGAAGTAAGGTGCTGGATGTACTCCATCGAATGGCAGAAACGAGGTCTCCCGCACTCACATActttaatttggtttgtagAAAATATTCATTATTGATATGATATTATTGTTTATTaaagacagttttgaaaaatcaacaggTTGGTTAACAAAATACGCCCTGAACATATTGACAACATTATACACGCAGAGATTCCTGATGCAGCTATTGATTCGGAACttattgaaattgttaaaacacataTGGTTCACGGTCCTTGCGGTCAACACAATTCGGGATCGCCGTGTATGGTTGGAGAGAAGTGTACAAAACGATATCCACGTCCATTGCTCGCGGAAACTATTTCCGGACACGATGGATATCCCTTATACCGGCGTCGTTCGCCCGAGGACAATGGCAAATCCCTTACAATGAAGGTACAAGGAATTGACGTTGTGGTTGACAATAGCTGGATTGTACCCTATTCACCGTTGCTTTCTAAAGCCTTCAAAAGTCATTGCAATGTTGAATTATGTAACTCAATCAAATCGATTAAGTATGTTTGCAAATACGTGAATAAGGGCAGCGACATGGCAGTTTTTGGAATTGCTGCTCCAGATGCCAGCGACGAAGTGACACAATACCAAATGGGCCGTTACGTCAGTTGTAACGAAGCGATTTGGAGGATCTTTGCATTCCCGATTCATGAACGTCACCCGACTGTCGTCCATTTAGAAAATGGACAACGTGTATATTTCACGGAAACAAATGCAGCTAGAAGAGCAGAACGAGTCCCAAACACGACATTGAGAAGTTATTTTACCATCTGCCAGAACGATCCATTCGCCAGAACGCTTCTATACTCCGAAGTGCCACGCTACTATACTTGGAATAAGTCGTCGAGAAACTTCCAGCGCAGAAAGCAAGGACAAGTAGTTGCAGGATATGCCGACGTCTTTTCCACCGACGCACTTGGGCGAATGTATACTGTACATCCAAAAAACGATGAGTGCTTTTACCTAAGATTGCTTTTGGTCAATGTTTGTGGTCCAACATCGTTTGAATCGCTTCGGACTGTGGATGGTATGCTATGTGCGACATATCGAGAAGCCTGTCATCGGTTGCAACTGATTGAAGACGACAGTCATTGGGATTTAGCGCTTGCCGACGCGGTTCTTACTGCACCAGCGAATCAAATACGCACGCTGTTTGCGATTATTATTTCTACATGCTTCCCTTCAAACCCTGTCGAATTATGGAACAAATTCAAAGACGATATGGCCGACGATATTTTGTATCGATTTCGTACGGTAAATCACGAACAGGAAATGAACGATGAAATTCGCAACGAGGCTTTGATTATGATCGAAGACGCGTGTCTGCTCATGTGTGGCAGTTTGTTGAGCAAACTGGGGATGCCGGCTCCCAATCGAACAATGCATGATGCATTCAATCGTGAGATTGAGCGCGAGCGAGCATATGATCAAGACGCGTTGGCCCAAGTAGTCCAAACGAATATTCCTTTGTTGAATCACCAGCAGAAGGACGTATACGATACATTGATGAGAGCGATTGATGACGGCAATGGTGGCATTTTCTTCATCGATGCGCCTGGTGGAACTGGCAAAACCTTCCTTATTTCATTACTGTTGGCTTCAATTCGTTCAAGACCTGACATTGCCCTGGCGGTTGCCTCATCGGGCATTGCAGCCACAATGTTGGAAGGTGGCCGAACTGCTCATTCTGCATTCAAATTGCCATTGAATCTACAGATGACCGAGGAACCAACATGTAATATTTCGAAGAATTCATCAATGGCGAAATTGCTGCAGAGTTGCAAGATTATTATCTGGGACGAATGTACAATGGCACATAAAAGAGCATTAGAG
It includes:
- the LOC129742042 gene encoding uncharacterized protein LOC129742042 is translated as MINPLTGEETNRKVSSMNFYAYRFMIRQDADNHLLRYRRLFQQFAVDMYVKIETERLNFIRFNQAKLRSEEYVHLRDAVSSEGNVNNIGRLTILPSTYVGSPRHMQEYSQDAMTYVRYYGRPDLFITLNGQTASDRHDITARVFRQKQKSLMDFIVKQSVFGEVRCWMYSIEWQKREIPDAAIDSELIEIVKTHMVHGPCGQHNSGSPCMVGEKCTKRYPRPLLAETISGHDGYPLYRRRSPEDNGKSLTMKVQGIDVVVDNSWIVPYSPLLSKAFKSHCNVELCNSIKSIKYVCKYVNKGSDMAVFGIAAPDASDEVTQYQMGRYVSCNEAIWRIFAFPIHERHPTVVHLENGQRVYFTETNAARRAERVPNTTLRSYFTICQNDPFARTLLYSEVPRYYTWNKSSRNFQRRKQGQVVAGYADVFSTDALGRMYTVHPKNDECFYLRLLLVNVCGPTSFESLRTVDGMLCATYREACHRLQLIEDDSHWDLALADAVLTAPANQIRTLFAIIISTCFPSNPVELWNKFKDDMADDILYRFRTVNHEQEMNDEIRNEALIMIEDACLLMCGSLLSKLGMPAPNRTMHDAFNREIERERAYDQDALAQVVQTNIPLLNHQQKDVYDTLMRAIDDGNGGIFFIDAPGGTGKTFLISLLLASIRSRPDIALAVASSGIAATMLEGGRTAHSAFKLPLNLQMTEEPTCNISKNSSMAKLLQSCKIIIWDECTMAHKRALEALDRTMKDLRNHTGHFGGAMILLAGLRLSTNASCRPRSTAADEINACLKLSYLWRYVTTLWLTTNMRVALQNDSSAEIFSKQLLTIGNGEVPVDVSTGLISFPQGFCSFVSTKEELIANVFPNIVQNHDNVRGTPSPVPSPRRNRRPIITAPTVPPNLPTNSSPEVSPRRKRRPRITVPAVPSNLPTNHNGNMTPSVPPVSPQATFAYPFPNPYVTPFAAPCCHRAPTAPTAPTAFDYPVIFVLPVELNRVSCSSIGDWTPPVVIQHRYRIAVLFSIKCSGMNQPETASSADDQRQRTPVAESSFVAAVRPGYTLNEWRRIQTELLGVPVRKLRCVQKCSDGSWSLNRCA